One Janthinobacterium sp. TB1-E2 genomic region harbors:
- a CDS encoding TolC family protein, whose amino-acid sequence MGRLQGHLSLLLASALGAAMPAQAEPLTFNEALQQAAKASGAVQGAALDVRAKTLKAEALSNIDGPSVDLTAFRGRLSTDLNIDTSGLAGVVGGIESVLPPIPGLPTPHIPNSLNREVVTDLTSFGLLGMWPIYTGGRLDAVKGLASSLTLAAQAERTEAEEQLATLVAQRYFQLLLAKRVVAVRAEVTAGVTQHQRDAAKLEKGGLISRAERLRADVALDSARSDEAQARSDEEIAQVALDRLLAVNTQVLPSTPLFVNSLPVGTLQSFISTGMRENANWKKIDSKRVQAEQALKLHGKEYAPTVFAIGNYNLNRGNEKIVRSNWAIGLVVSVPLVHRINTGKMIAAAKLDQERVEVVARQAERDIPTLIEKNWRALENARIQYLSTASSVELARENIRLQTVAFQQGQVTSLEVVDARLNLAKVETQRAQTAYNYVMGLAQLLEATGETQRLGSLAAAADIQLPVDK is encoded by the coding sequence ATGGGCAGATTGCAAGGACACTTATCATTATTGCTGGCCAGCGCGCTGGGCGCGGCCATGCCCGCCCAGGCGGAACCGCTGACCTTTAACGAAGCACTGCAGCAAGCGGCCAAGGCTTCGGGCGCCGTGCAGGGCGCCGCGCTCGACGTACGGGCAAAAACACTCAAAGCCGAGGCGCTATCGAATATCGATGGTCCATCCGTGGACTTGACGGCGTTTCGCGGCCGTTTGTCGACGGACTTGAATATCGATACGAGCGGCCTGGCCGGCGTGGTGGGCGGCATCGAATCCGTGCTGCCGCCGATTCCCGGCTTGCCCACGCCGCATATTCCCAATTCCCTGAACCGCGAAGTGGTGACGGATTTGACGTCGTTCGGCTTGCTGGGCATGTGGCCCATCTACACGGGCGGGCGCCTGGACGCCGTCAAGGGCCTCGCATCGAGCCTGACCCTGGCCGCGCAGGCCGAGCGCACGGAAGCGGAAGAGCAGCTGGCCACCCTGGTGGCGCAGCGCTATTTCCAGTTGCTGCTGGCCAAAAGAGTGGTGGCCGTGCGGGCCGAAGTGACGGCCGGCGTGACGCAGCACCAGCGCGACGCGGCGAAGCTGGAAAAGGGCGGCCTGATTTCGCGCGCGGAACGCCTGCGCGCCGACGTGGCTCTCGACAGCGCCCGCAGCGACGAGGCGCAGGCCCGCAGCGACGAGGAAATCGCCCAGGTGGCGCTCGACCGCTTGCTTGCCGTCAACACACAAGTGCTTCCCAGCACGCCGCTGTTCGTCAACAGCTTGCCGGTCGGTACCTTGCAATCGTTTATCAGCACGGGCATGCGCGAAAATGCGAACTGGAAAAAGATCGACAGCAAGCGCGTGCAGGCCGAGCAAGCGTTGAAGCTGCATGGCAAGGAATACGCGCCCACCGTGTTTGCCATCGGTAACTACAATTTGAACCGAGGCAATGAAAAAATCGTGCGCTCGAACTGGGCCATCGGCCTGGTCGTGTCCGTGCCGCTCGTGCACCGCATCAATACGGGCAAGATGATCGCCGCCGCCAAGCTCGACCAGGAGCGGGTGGAAGTGGTGGCGCGCCAGGCCGAGCGCGACATTCCCACCCTGATCGAAAAGAACTGGCGCGCGCTGGAAAACGCCCGCATCCAGTATTTGTCAACGGCCTCGTCGGTCGAACTGGCGCGCGAGAATATCCGCTTGCAAACGGTGGCTTTCCAGCAAGGGCAGGTGACGTCGCTGGAAGTGGTCGACGCGCGCCTGAACCTGGCCAAGGTCGAGACCCAGCGCGCGCAGACTGCCTATAACTATGTGATGGGGCTGGCGCAATTGCTGGAAGCGACGGGCGAGACGCAACGCCTGGGCAGCCTGGCCGCCGCGGCCGATATCCAATTACCTGTGGACAAATAA
- a CDS encoding HlyD family secretion protein: MSTSKKPLAIGAAVIVLAFVGWGLYQAFQPQRLPLQGQMDAQEVNVSSKVPGRVGELYVKLGQTVPKGELLFQLTSPEVDAKIAQATAATQAADAVAQKAQAGARPEEVAAAKANWERAQTGATIAKTTYIRVNNMYEQGVIAQQKRDEAQAQWRAADQLAQAARAQYDMAQKGARPEDKTAAAAQARQVGAVLTEAQVALAETKIAAPVAGQVSKIQIQPGELAPQGFPVITLVNLDDAWAVLQVREDEMAAFGMGSTHTANVPALKQQVSFKVSSVAVLPDFATWRAARPGGTDLRTFEIRLRPAIKVEGLRPGMSVVFPPL; the protein is encoded by the coding sequence ATGAGTACCTCCAAAAAACCCTTGGCCATCGGCGCCGCCGTCATCGTGCTGGCCTTCGTCGGCTGGGGCTTGTACCAGGCCTTCCAGCCGCAGCGCCTGCCTTTGCAGGGACAGATGGATGCGCAGGAAGTCAATGTCTCGTCTAAAGTGCCGGGCCGGGTGGGCGAGCTGTACGTCAAACTGGGCCAGACGGTGCCGAAAGGTGAGCTGCTGTTCCAGCTGACGAGCCCGGAAGTGGATGCGAAGATCGCGCAAGCGACGGCCGCCACGCAAGCGGCCGATGCCGTGGCGCAAAAGGCGCAAGCCGGTGCGCGTCCGGAAGAAGTCGCGGCCGCGAAAGCCAACTGGGAGCGGGCGCAGACGGGGGCCACCATTGCCAAAACGACGTACATCCGCGTCAACAATATGTACGAGCAAGGCGTGATCGCCCAGCAGAAACGCGACGAGGCGCAAGCGCAATGGCGCGCCGCCGACCAGCTGGCGCAGGCTGCCCGCGCGCAATATGACATGGCGCAAAAGGGCGCCCGTCCCGAAGACAAGACGGCGGCCGCCGCCCAGGCGCGCCAGGTGGGCGCGGTGCTGACGGAAGCGCAGGTCGCCCTGGCCGAAACGAAGATTGCCGCGCCTGTGGCCGGGCAGGTGAGCAAGATCCAGATACAGCCAGGCGAGCTGGCGCCGCAAGGTTTCCCCGTGATCACCCTGGTGAACCTCGACGACGCCTGGGCCGTGCTGCAGGTGCGCGAAGATGAAATGGCCGCGTTTGGCATGGGCAGCACGCATACGGCCAATGTGCCGGCGTTGAAACAGCAGGTCAGCTTCAAGGTCAGCTCCGTGGCCGTGCTGCCGGACTTCGCCACGTGGCGCGCGGCCCGTCCGGGCGGCACGGATTTGCGCACGTTTGAAATCCGCTTGCGTCCCGCCATCAAGGTCGAGGGCTTGCGTCCGGGCATGTCGGTCGTGTTTCCACCGCTCTGA
- a CDS encoding ABC transporter permease, with protein sequence MNEADKEPVSALAREWRRLRGDFWDFGMLSWIPVVLCGMLWLVFSAGIARDLPIVVIDNDNSTLSRQLTRWLDASPGIKVAAKVASSDEALHRLRERTAFGYLLIPNDFEQKLLGGRQATVQWLYNAQFSSHAGALLRDVRTVSTTLSAGIEMTARAKKGMSGVQAAAQFEPIRTTLNSLYNENISYEAFLTLALMPAMLQIFIVVAVVTSIGRELRDGTAPQWLASASGSWLRAIGAKLLFPLIAYCVLALLYLLFFSLARGWAVAGSLPALLLSMLLLVLAYCGLATLLIAATLSLRLALSGAAFITAPAFAFAGQAFPLMAMPAPARAWAEALPLTHYLQLQTKYWLAGAPWRYGVQEMLILAGIAIGCGAVGVFLLARRANAPAAWGRT encoded by the coding sequence ATGAACGAAGCGGATAAAGAGCCGGTTTCGGCGCTGGCACGCGAGTGGCGGCGCTTGCGCGGCGACTTCTGGGACTTTGGCATGCTCAGCTGGATTCCGGTCGTGCTGTGCGGCATGTTGTGGCTGGTGTTTTCCGCCGGCATCGCGCGCGACTTGCCCATCGTCGTCATCGACAACGATAACTCCACCTTGTCGCGCCAGCTCACGCGCTGGCTCGACGCCTCGCCCGGCATCAAGGTGGCGGCGAAAGTGGCGTCCAGCGACGAAGCCTTGCATCGCTTGCGCGAGCGCACGGCGTTTGGCTACCTGCTGATCCCGAACGATTTCGAGCAGAAATTGCTGGGCGGACGCCAAGCCACCGTGCAATGGTTGTACAACGCGCAGTTTTCCTCGCACGCGGGCGCCTTGCTGCGCGACGTGCGCACGGTCAGCACGACCTTGTCGGCCGGCATCGAGATGACGGCGCGCGCGAAAAAAGGCATGTCGGGCGTGCAGGCTGCCGCCCAGTTCGAACCGATACGCACGACCTTGAACAGTTTATACAACGAAAACATCAGCTATGAAGCGTTTCTGACCCTGGCCCTGATGCCGGCCATGCTGCAGATTTTCATCGTCGTCGCCGTCGTCACGAGCATAGGCCGCGAGTTGCGCGACGGCACGGCGCCGCAATGGCTGGCCTCGGCCAGTGGCAGCTGGCTGCGCGCCATCGGCGCCAAGCTGCTGTTTCCCCTCATCGCCTATTGCGTGCTGGCGCTGCTGTACTTGCTGTTCTTCAGCCTGGCGCGGGGCTGGGCCGTGGCAGGCAGCTTGCCGGCGTTACTACTGAGCATGCTGCTGCTGGTGCTGGCCTATTGCGGCCTGGCCACCTTGCTTATCGCCGCGACCTTGTCGCTGCGTCTGGCGCTGTCGGGCGCGGCCTTCATCACGGCGCCGGCCTTCGCGTTTGCGGGCCAGGCCTTTCCCCTGATGGCCATGCCGGCGCCGGCCCGCGCTTGGGCGGAAGCCTTGCCGCTCACGCATTATCTGCAGCTGCAAACGAAATACTGGCTGGCTGGTGCGCCATGGCGTTATGGCGTACAGGAAATGCTGATACTGGCCGGTATCGCCATCGGCTGCGGCGCCGTGGGCGTGTTCCTGCTGGCGCGCCGCGCGAATGCGCCTGCCGCCTGGGGACGCACATGA
- a CDS encoding ABC transporter permease produces MMWKSFLATWRAMLTDKGALTLLFIGGIIYSFFYPLPYSTEIVQRVPVAVVDQDRSAMSRQLTRFAMAHPSLQVIAVTPDLPVAQDLLWRDEVMGVLIIPDGLQTDVLAGRAAHAQVAGNGLYLMLNKVALNGLAEVVGTVSAGIELKRLGAGTPSGIQANEQRSPIAFDAVPLFNVKEGYGAYVVPGVATLIVQQTLLIGMTMLFGTWYQRKSFPVAGTRTAGGYMGMLLAFACVAFLNCCYFFGFVFWFQDYPRGGNFGGMLLLLVLFSLAEAAFGMLLGMLFRTRERGTQLMIATSMPVLFLAGLTWPVSSMPVVLQWLRWLLPSTAGIQGFVALNQMGASLYEIRHEVAGLLALLVACVALGWWRWRAETPAPIVQQR; encoded by the coding sequence ATGATGTGGAAATCCTTCCTCGCCACTTGGCGCGCCATGCTGACGGACAAGGGCGCGCTGACCTTGCTGTTCATCGGCGGCATCATCTATTCCTTCTTTTATCCGCTGCCATACTCGACGGAAATCGTCCAGCGCGTGCCCGTGGCCGTCGTCGACCAGGACCGCAGCGCCATGTCGCGCCAGCTGACGCGCTTTGCCATGGCCCATCCGTCGCTGCAAGTGATCGCCGTCACGCCGGACCTGCCCGTCGCACAGGATTTATTGTGGCGCGACGAGGTCATGGGCGTGCTGATCATTCCCGACGGCTTGCAGACGGACGTGCTGGCCGGCCGCGCCGCCCACGCGCAAGTGGCGGGCAACGGCTTGTATCTGATGCTCAACAAGGTGGCCCTGAATGGCCTGGCCGAAGTGGTGGGCACGGTGTCGGCCGGTATCGAATTGAAACGTCTGGGGGCGGGCACACCGTCGGGCATCCAGGCCAATGAGCAGCGCTCGCCCATCGCCTTCGACGCCGTGCCCCTGTTTAACGTCAAGGAAGGCTATGGCGCGTATGTCGTGCCGGGCGTGGCTACTCTCATCGTGCAGCAGACCTTGCTGATCGGCATGACCATGCTGTTCGGCACCTGGTACCAGCGCAAGAGTTTCCCTGTGGCCGGCACGCGCACGGCGGGCGGATATATGGGCATGCTGCTGGCGTTTGCCTGCGTGGCGTTTTTGAACTGCTGCTATTTCTTCGGCTTTGTCTTCTGGTTCCAGGATTATCCCCGTGGCGGCAACTTCGGCGGCATGCTCTTGTTGCTGGTGCTGTTCTCGCTGGCGGAAGCGGCCTTCGGCATGCTGCTGGGCATGCTGTTCCGCACGCGCGAACGGGGCACGCAGCTGATGATCGCCACCTCGATGCCCGTGCTGTTCCTGGCGGGCCTGACCTGGCCCGTGTCGTCCATGCCCGTCGTGCTGCAATGGCTGCGCTGGCTGCTGCCATCGACGGCCGGCATCCAGGGTTTTGTCGCGCTGAACCAGATGGGGGCCTCGCTGTATGAAATCCGCCATGAAGTGGCGGGCTTGCTGGCCCTACTGGTAGCCTGCGTGGCGCTGGGCTGGTGGCGCTGGCGCGCCGAGACGCCAGCGCCCATCGTCCAACAACGGTGA
- a CDS encoding LysR family transcriptional regulator: protein MNLRLSVDALRVFRAVVQTGSMSLAASLLHLSQSAVSWKIKRLEQQLDCQLLARSGGLFGTTDQGAVLLRHALNILDAHDDAVAHFSPSAIQGRLRIGVTEQISLADVCAVLSQFSHHHPKVDVQLVVEQSQVLRERFADGVLDVILHQDFAGKAAPGDALLWTETLHWCAATAEQALPGETVKLITYGPHCFYRRLAEEKLGQAGMAWSVGLECPSVAGMLTAVAAGLGMAVVNERNLGQGVHRHVVLERLAPLPRVDSLLRANDNLPDPVRDGFCQLLLAALQKA, encoded by the coding sequence ATGAATTTACGTCTATCCGTCGATGCCCTGCGTGTGTTCAGGGCAGTGGTACAAACCGGCAGCATGAGCCTGGCCGCCAGCTTGCTCCATCTGAGCCAGTCGGCCGTCAGCTGGAAAATCAAGCGGCTGGAGCAGCAGCTCGATTGCCAGTTGCTGGCGCGCAGCGGCGGGCTGTTTGGCACGACCGACCAGGGAGCCGTGCTGCTGCGGCATGCGCTCAACATACTCGACGCCCACGATGACGCCGTCGCCCATTTTTCGCCATCGGCGATACAAGGCCGGCTGCGCATTGGCGTGACGGAGCAGATTTCATTGGCCGACGTGTGCGCGGTGCTGTCGCAGTTCTCGCATCACCACCCCAAGGTCGATGTGCAGCTGGTGGTGGAGCAAAGCCAGGTATTGCGCGAGCGCTTTGCCGACGGCGTGCTCGATGTGATTTTGCACCAGGATTTTGCCGGCAAGGCGGCGCCGGGTGACGCGCTGTTATGGACAGAAACGCTGCATTGGTGCGCAGCCACGGCAGAGCAGGCTTTGCCGGGAGAGACCGTCAAGCTGATCACCTACGGGCCGCACTGCTTTTACCGCCGTCTGGCCGAGGAAAAGCTGGGCCAGGCCGGCATGGCCTGGAGCGTGGGCCTGGAATGCCCATCGGTGGCGGGCATGCTGACCGCCGTTGCCGCCGGCCTGGGCATGGCGGTGGTCAATGAACGCAACTTGGGCCAGGGCGTGCACCGGCACGTGGTACTGGAACGGCTGGCACCGCTGCCCCGCGTCGACAGCCTGCTGCGGGCCAATGACAACCTGCCCGACCCGGTGCGTGACGGTTTTTGCCAGCTGCTGCTGGCGGCATTGCAGAAAGCATGA
- a CDS encoding alpha/beta hydrolase gives MRSQEPLLNGHALIHGQRIATGIHGAGTPLVLVHGTPAHSIIWRELVPLFVDAGFHVHLYDLLGFGRSERPVEADTSVAAQVTLLAALLDHWQLPTTHLFGHDIGGAIALRLAFDHAARLRSLSIADAPSYDSWPSPTWKHLRDDFARYALMPASEHRATMARQLGMAVFHKDTMQGELLRCYLEPLCGVVGQPSFYQHQVAHYNACHTMDFTEKLPQLTLPVQVLWGKQDEWQPVAYGHRLQRDIPGATLHLFDEAGHFLMEDAPAAVAAQVIAFIHQMERRGP, from the coding sequence ATGAGGAGTCAAGAACCGCTGTTGAATGGCCACGCCCTGATCCACGGCCAGCGTATCGCCACCGGCATCCATGGCGCAGGCACGCCGCTGGTGCTGGTACATGGCACGCCGGCGCACAGCATTATCTGGCGCGAACTGGTGCCGCTGTTCGTCGATGCCGGTTTCCACGTGCACCTGTATGACTTGCTGGGCTTCGGACGATCCGAGCGGCCCGTCGAAGCCGACACCTCGGTAGCGGCGCAGGTGACCTTGCTGGCTGCCTTGCTCGACCACTGGCAACTGCCGACCACCCACTTGTTCGGCCACGATATCGGCGGCGCCATTGCACTGCGCCTGGCGTTCGACCATGCGGCGCGCCTGCGCAGCTTGAGCATCGCCGACGCGCCCAGCTACGATTCCTGGCCATCGCCTACCTGGAAGCATCTGCGCGATGACTTCGCCCGGTATGCTTTGATGCCGGCCAGCGAGCATCGCGCCACGATGGCGCGCCAGCTGGGCATGGCCGTTTTTCACAAGGACACGATGCAGGGCGAGCTTTTGCGGTGTTACCTGGAGCCGCTGTGCGGCGTGGTGGGGCAGCCCTCGTTTTACCAGCACCAGGTGGCGCACTATAACGCCTGCCATACGATGGACTTTACCGAAAAACTGCCGCAGTTGACCTTGCCGGTACAGGTCTTATGGGGCAAGCAGGACGAGTGGCAGCCGGTCGCGTATGGCCATCGCCTGCAGCGCGATATTCCCGGCGCCACCTTGCACCTGTTTGACGAGGCCGGGCACTTCCTGATGGAAGATGCGCCAGCGGCCGTCGCGGCACAAGTGATCGCGTTTATTCATCAGATGGAGAGGAGGGGACCATGA
- a CDS encoding glutathione S-transferase, which translates to MILIGMLDSPYVRRVAIGMKVLGLEYEHRPLSVFSDFDQVQAINPAVKVPTLVTGDGQVLMDSTLILAYLEALAQHAPRIRPEPARLRALCQTSYALAACDKAVQIVYERRLRPQEKQHQPWLDRIQLQLHGAWRQLEASLREEAPDCLSIAGITIAVAWSFAQQMVPDVMAAGDYPAVAALTAQAERQPVFLATPMAG; encoded by the coding sequence ATGATATTGATCGGAATGCTCGATTCGCCTTACGTCAGGCGCGTTGCCATTGGCATGAAAGTGCTGGGCCTGGAATATGAACACCGGCCCCTGTCGGTGTTTTCCGATTTCGACCAGGTACAAGCGATCAATCCTGCCGTCAAAGTACCGACCCTGGTCACCGGCGACGGCCAGGTGCTGATGGACTCGACCTTGATCCTCGCATATCTGGAGGCGCTGGCCCAGCATGCTCCCCGCATCAGGCCGGAGCCTGCACGCCTGCGCGCGCTGTGCCAGACCAGCTATGCTTTGGCGGCCTGCGACAAGGCCGTGCAGATCGTCTATGAGCGGCGCTTGCGCCCGCAGGAAAAACAGCACCAGCCCTGGCTGGACCGGATCCAGCTGCAATTGCATGGCGCCTGGCGGCAGCTGGAAGCGTCATTGCGCGAAGAGGCGCCGGACTGCCTGAGTATTGCCGGCATCACCATTGCGGTGGCCTGGAGTTTTGCTCAGCAGATGGTGCCCGACGTGATGGCGGCCGGCGACTATCCGGCCGTGGCCGCGCTGACGGCGCAGGCCGAGCGGCAGCCGGTGTTTCTGGCTACGCCGATGGCGGGCTAA
- a CDS encoding AAA family ATPase produces MPSFNLFQRLSQAPTKPKSAPVARQFDVADLYQGPIALGAEGETQARPFDEKLRQAYFWIVNHAIISPHYDIEYNDGPSQTYSVGDSRRTLNLPSAQSYSSFILLPLLTFATRRKCLFVGGPGRGKTASALLMGVLAGSTVKEVKRAMQHGHPQMTVADLLGNPLPADLVNAQSMDDIRIAWRAWLGMRVKIVDEYNRIPTRTQSALLTVMGDNYAEVLNHIYECPEAAWYLTANDDQGGGTYQVIEALRDRVDVTVQALAFNPRFLNELLLRVEENVRPEELVPPDIIFTEGEVDQIGEAIRQVGIPDAVRRRLEFFASQFELFETAGGQFEYMTKDTARLAGADRGQAQAADNGRDRLKDLGCQTLNGISVRTLMALMIYAKAMAYFRGNGEVELEDLRQVLPFVLHNKLQPDPDAPFFALPENAAYRSDRLGWLRRLFDLSNDEFNRLDLDRDDPVGVLSAEFDLGLDGVSERETLARLNRIEKLIAERTKGRKLYGPLYDDLLKLKYLHQRYTNYRSWLRSQ; encoded by the coding sequence ATGCCGTCTTTTAATCTGTTCCAGCGCCTGTCCCAGGCCCCCACCAAACCCAAGTCCGCGCCCGTTGCGCGGCAGTTCGACGTGGCCGACCTGTACCAGGGACCCATCGCGCTGGGAGCGGAAGGCGAGACGCAAGCGCGGCCTTTCGATGAAAAGCTGCGCCAGGCCTACTTCTGGATCGTCAACCACGCCATCATCAGTCCCCATTACGATATCGAATACAACGACGGCCCGTCGCAGACGTATTCCGTGGGCGATAGCCGCCGCACCCTGAATTTGCCGTCGGCGCAAAGCTATTCCAGTTTCATTCTGCTGCCGTTGCTGACGTTCGCCACGCGCCGCAAATGCCTGTTCGTCGGCGGGCCGGGGCGGGGCAAGACGGCCAGCGCCTTGCTGATGGGCGTTCTGGCCGGCTCCACCGTCAAGGAAGTCAAACGCGCCATGCAGCATGGCCACCCGCAGATGACGGTGGCCGATTTGCTGGGCAATCCGCTGCCCGCCGATCTGGTGAACGCGCAAAGCATGGACGATATCCGCATCGCCTGGCGCGCCTGGCTGGGCATGCGCGTGAAAATCGTCGATGAATACAACCGCATCCCTACGCGCACGCAAAGCGCGCTGCTCACTGTCATGGGCGACAATTACGCGGAAGTGCTGAACCATATTTACGAATGCCCGGAAGCGGCCTGGTATCTGACGGCCAACGACGACCAGGGCGGCGGCACCTACCAGGTGATCGAGGCGCTGCGCGACCGGGTCGACGTGACGGTGCAGGCGCTCGCTTTCAATCCGCGTTTTTTAAATGAACTGCTGCTGCGCGTGGAAGAAAACGTGCGCCCCGAAGAGCTGGTGCCGCCCGATATCATCTTCACGGAAGGGGAGGTGGACCAGATCGGCGAAGCGATCCGCCAGGTGGGTATCCCCGACGCCGTGCGCCGGCGCCTGGAATTCTTCGCCAGCCAGTTCGAGCTGTTCGAGACGGCCGGCGGCCAGTTCGAATACATGACCAAGGACACGGCTCGCCTGGCCGGCGCCGACCGGGGGCAGGCGCAGGCGGCCGACAATGGGCGTGACCGCCTGAAAGACCTGGGCTGCCAGACCTTGAACGGCATCTCCGTGCGCACCCTGATGGCGCTGATGATCTACGCCAAGGCAATGGCGTATTTCCGCGGCAATGGCGAGGTGGAGCTGGAAGACTTGCGCCAGGTGCTGCCATTCGTCCTGCATAACAAGCTGCAGCCGGACCCGGACGCGCCATTTTTCGCGCTGCCGGAAAACGCCGCCTACCGCAGCGACAGACTGGGCTGGCTGCGCCGTTTGTTCGACCTGTCGAATGATGAATTCAACCGCCTGGACCTGGACCGCGACGATCCTGTCGGCGTGCTGTCGGCCGAATTCGACCTGGGCCTCGACGGCGTCAGCGAACGCGAAACCCTGGCGCGTTTGAACCGCATCGAAAAGCTGATCGCCGAACGCACGAAGGGGAGAAAACTGTATGGTCCCCTGTACGACGACCTGTTGAAGCTCAAGTACCTGCACCAGCGCTATACCAACTACCGCAGCTGGCTGCGTTCGCAATGA